TCATCTGATCGGCAAGGGTCTTGATCACCCCGCCCATCTCATCGATAATCTTTTGCTGCAAACGGAATTCGTCAAACAGAGTGGCAATGGCGTGACTGCTTCGCTCCATCCGCACCATCAACTTCACTGCCGCCTCGTCCTGAAGTTCCAGCCCCATGAAATCTTCCTGCAAGGCCTGTCGTTCCCGATGATGCCGTTCTGCCTCTCCAACCCTCCACAGGAAATCATCTTTTGCCTGTCTCATGGCGGCAAGATCGCTCTCGTCCACATTCCTTAAGACATCATTGATCATCAAGGTCCCTTGTCGCAAGTCCGTAGCGATAGAAAGCATTACTGGCATTGCAGTCGGCAGCGAAAGTAGGGTACTCTGTATCTGCTTTTCACCACGCTCAATCTTGATGGCTATCTCGGTCTCTTCTGCCGTGGAAAGGAGGGGAACTGCCCCCATTTCCCGGAGATAGGTCTTAACCGGATCATGGGTGTCAGGGGAGAAATCATCGAGCGACGACTCGTCCGAAAAAGAGATCTCCAAATCGCCATCGTCCATAGTCCGGTGCCCCTTGCGACGTGAAGAAAACTCTAAAACCTCATCATCAAGATCAGAGTGATTATCGTCGTCATCAAAGGCACTAAGGAAATCATCATCTCCGTCGGTTTCTTTCACCACCGGATCATCGATATCCATAGACTCTTGCGAGTCTGAAAGTTTGGCTTTTTTCTTAGTCATAGATTCTTCGATATTACCGGTATCATCTCGCCTAAGGGTAGTTTATGAACTCGTGTGGAGTTTGATAACAAATACAAAATATGAGATAGATATACGATTTCAAACGAACTTGAAAGCAAATAATCATCTTGACACAGGAAAAAAACCGCTTGGGAGAAAGTTAGAGCCATCAACTTTCTCCGATTTGATTTTTTTCGATCAGCAACTTTAACATCAAATCCTGATCATCATGCTGCTGTGCGTCATTGATAAGAGCGGTCAATTCACGCATCCTGTATTTCCGCTTATTCGCCCTGAGCCAATGAATTTTTTCCTCAGCTTCAAGCTCCGTGTCCGGGAGAAAAGGGACTTCAATCAGTTGCCGGGACACAAAAGCCCGCTCCGCTCCTTCCAAGATATCAAGCAGACGCTCAGCACCACTTCCAGGATAATTCTGATGCGTTTCAGCCAGTAACTTAGCAATGTTAATCGCCGCAGGATGGATCAGCGCCTCAAAGAGTCCAGCCTCGATAAACGATTCGGCATACTCAGGATAGATAATCAAGAATGAGAGTAACTGTTCCTCGGCCTTGCTGAAGGCGACTGGTGACAAAACCGACGTAGTAGCCTTTTTCACCTCCGGCCCAGGGTCATGAATTGTCACTGGGCCGGTAAGAACGTTTTGTAACTGTTCCGGACTCAACCCTAGCTTTTGGCTAAAATGGGATATAAAGAGAGAGCGTTGCAGGTCCTGGTCGCTGATGGCTTTGATGATGGGTTTCAGATCCTCGATAATTCGCCCCTTGCCTGCCAGGGTCAACCCATGAGTAGCAACAAGATGGTTCACTACAAATTCCGGCAAAGAAGAGGCTTCATCTAAGGTACGTTCCAACGCCTCAGCTCCGTGGGCATTAACGAAGGTATCAGGGTCATGGCCGTCAGGAAGAATCACCACCTTGGCATCCACCTTCTCCGTAAGGAAAAGAGGCACTGCTCGCATTGCCGCCTTAATGCCCGCCTGATCCCCGTCAAAAAGTAGCACCGCCTCCTGAGCATATCCTTTGAGAGAGTGAATATGTTGCAAGGTCAAAGCAGTTCCAAGCGGTGCCACCACATCGTGAATGCCAGCAGCCACCAAGCTAATAAGATCGAAATTTCCCTCTACGATCAAAGCCCGTTTTGAACGACGGATGGCCTCTTTGTTCTGGTACAGACCAAAAAGGGTCCTCCCCTTGTTAAACACCAATGTTTCCGGCGAGTTGAGGTATTTTGCTTGCTTATCGTCACCCAGTGTCCGCCCGCCAAAGCCTAAGTACTGCCCACTTGGTCCAAGAATAGGAAAAAGAACCCGGTTACGAAAGCGATCATAAAATCCGCCACCAGACTCCTTTGCCACAACAAGCCCCGCCTCTGCCAGCGCTTCCGGCCCGGCATCATCCATTTTCTTCAGCAGAAAATCCCATGATTCCGGAGCGTAGCCAAGTTGAAAACTTTCTACGACTTCGGCAGGAATCTTGCGTTTCTTCAAATAGCGCCTGGCCGACTCGGCGCCTGGGTCAGTAAGGAGTTGGTGGTGATAAATTGCCGCTGCCCGTTCGTTAATCTCAGAGATGAGTTTTCGCTTGCTGGCAAACTCCCGCTCCCGTGGCGAAAGATCCTTTTCCGGTAAAGAGATGTGGTACTTTCCCGCCAGTTGCTTGACAGCATCCCAGAACCCTAAATTTTGGTAACGCATCACAAAAGCTAATGCGTCACCACCCACACCACACCCAAAACAGTGAAAAAAACCTCTCGCTGCATTGACCGTAAATGACGGCGTTTTTTCACCATGAAATGGACACAATCCCAGATAATTGGCTCCAGCCTTCTTAAGGGTAACAACCTCACCAACCACCTCAAGAATGTCGGCCGCCTCTTTCACGGCCAGGACTGCGTTTTCGTTATCTGCCCTCGACATAACCCCCTTCTGTAGAGGCTCTGTGATCATCCCCTGGTGAAAACAATTTCTTTATCACGCTAGCACGTTATATCTATTCAATTTTTGTAAATGGCGCCTTGGGTGTTGGGTTACGCTTCGCTAACCCAACCTACTCAACTCAACATGCGAAATTTAATGGCTCTTCTTATTTCCTATCCCTGTGCTTTTAAATCGCAGTACAGCTCATAGGCCTGAGCCGGGGGAAGATCCTCATGCACAACCTTAGCCACCGCCTGAATCATGGCTTTGGGCGCCTCAGACTGAAATATGTTACGCCCCATATCCACCCCTGCCGCTCCTTCCTGGACTGCATTATGACACATTACCAACGCCTCCAGCTCAGGAAGTTTTTTACCTCCAGCCATCACGATAGGAACTGGACAACTGGCGGTGACGGTATCAAAGCCTTTGGGGATATAATAGGTCTTGACGTAATGAGCGCCCAATTCAGCGCACATCCGGCAAGCCAAGCGGAAATATCTCGCATCACGAACCATCTCCTTACCGACAGCGGTAACAGCCAGGGTTGGAATACCATAACGCATACCCATATCTACAAGTCTCGTCATATTCAAAACCGACTGAGTCTCATGTTCACCGCCAATAAAAACCTGAACAGCAACAGCAGAGACATTGAGCCGAACAGCCTCTTCCATGTCAACAGCCAGCCCCTCATTAGAGAGATCCTTTAAAATACTCGGCCCTCCACTGGCCCTCAACACGATTCCCTTGGTATAGGATGGAGGTATCTGCGAACGCAAAATTCCTCTGGTCAGCATCAGGGTGTCGGCGTATGGGGCAATCGGCACAATATTTAAATCAATACGCTCAAGACCGGTGGTTGGCCCTTGAAAATACCCGTGATCAACCGCCAGCATGACCGTTCTCCCGGATACGGGATTAAAAATCCGGCTCAGGCGATTCTTGATTCCCCAATCCAGTGAATTGGACCCCTTAAGAAAAAACCCCTCACTCTGAGCAGGCACATCCTGAAAATACTGTTTTCCTTCCTTATCTTCTTCTGGCATCATTTCCTCCTAATCGTTAAACACTATAATAATCTGCTACACTTTCAACATTTACTCCTGAGGCCTAATAATCACCTTTATCGATTCTTTTCCCTCAGCCACCAACGCCGATCCATTTACGGTTTCAGCAAGGCCGAATCGGTGGGTGATCATCTCCTCTACTCTTATCCGCCCATTGGCGATCAGCTCCAAAGCCGCAGCGCAGTCGGCAGGTGAACCAGCATAACTCGTAGTAATAGTCAAATCCCGCCGCCAGAATAGATCGTTAACAGGAATAGACAATGTCTCGCCAGCCATAGTCGGAGCAAAGAACATAATCACTCCTCCTCTTGCCACTGCAGACATAGCTTGTTGATATGCCGCCTCAGCGCTGGCGCAAACAATCACCACATCCGCCCCTTGCCCCTTGTTATCCTGCCTGAACAATGTCGGCACGTCCTGGTCCGCTCGATAGACTGTACTGGCTCCAAAACGCTTTGCTGCATCCAGACGATACTCATTCAGATCCGTAGCAGCGATAAATCCCGCCCCCAGGACCGAGGCCAGATGCACGTGCAGTAAACCAGATATGCCACTCCCTAGAACGAGGACACTCGATCCGGCTCTCACCCTGGCCGTTTGCTGCCCCCGCAGGACACATGCCAACGGTTCAACAAAGGTTGCGGCATCATATGTCATTGAGTCTGGAATTTTCCATGTGCCCCGTTCCACATTCACAGGAGCCAGCCGCACATACTCACAAAAACCACCTGGATCAAAACGGGTGCCGGACAGCAACAAGTCACACACTGTCTCGTGCCCGCTCAAACACTGATGGCAACGAAAACAGGGAACGTGATGCGTAGCAACCACCCGCTCCCCAACCGTGAATTCAGTGATACCGTCCCCCGCTTCAACCACTTCTCCAGCGACTTCGTGGCCCAGCACCAGAGGAGTCTTACCTGCCCGATACCACTCCATTACATCACTACCGCAAATACCACTAGAGTGAATTTTCACCAATAACTCCCCCGGACCAATAGTCGGACGAGGCAACTCCTCAATCCTGATATCCCGGTTGCTATAATACATGGCGACGCGCATCTCTTTCCTCCCACACAAGAGTCCATCCAAGAAAATTTATATTGCCGAACCAGTAGCTTACAATGTATATCCTATGATTGAAGTCAACACAAGCCTAACCTTACCCTTGGCTTTCGCCCCACCCAACGAGTTCTTTTTTTCTGATTTAACAATCTTCTGGAGGATATATGGCGCATATCAAGAGCACCATGGAGATGGTTTTGGCCAGGGCAGAACGCCTCTGCGCCGAGTCCAACGTAAACCCCACTGATGACATGCTCCAGCAAGGGATGAAAGCCGGGGCTGCCATGATCCTTGGTCATCCATTCCATGCTTCTGAAATTTTCCCCACTCTCTCACCTGTTGAAGCATCACGTTTTGCCGAAGGGATGCTTCGCACATTCTTCCGCCACATTCAATTACCACGCGAAGAGGGTCAACCATGGGAAGGCGCTTTGCTTTGCCTCCAACAAATGGCCAAGGATATCGCGTTATCCTCGGCTGCCCAGACACAGGTCTCCGGATTACTCGACGAGATTCGCAGCATTCTCAGCCGCTACCTCCAGCACCGACAGCAGGTTGAAAATCAATTGGAAGAAAACTTCTCCATGCATGCCGCTCAACTTCAACAATCACTCGCCCAGCAAACAGGAATGAAAATGAAAGTCTCTCCAAGACAACACCCAAAATTTGTTGAAGAGTGGCAACGCGTCCAAGCTCAATTAAATGAACAGTATGTGAATGCTCTTAATCAGTACAAATCAACCATTACCGCACTTTTTGGTCTCTCTTGATTGAGCCTTTGTACCATGAACTTTGACAGATAGACACTTGCCATGGATATAGAAATTTTTTTAGATTGCACTGAAGTCTCCCCTGATAGGCTTCCCCTTGTCTATCAGAAATTCAATGAATGGTTTACAGAGGGAGCTGAGGTCCGCTGCAATAAATTCCCATTCAGCTCACTAATCATTTTACCCCAGCCAAATCGCTTTCTCGTCAACTTAGGTTACGCCGATACCACCACATCCTTACGTGCCCTCCATGCGAGAATTCGCTCCCTCGGCGTTAAAGTCT
This DNA window, taken from Desulfobulbaceae bacterium, encodes the following:
- a CDS encoding DNA primase, coding for MSRADNENAVLAVKEAADILEVVGEVVTLKKAGANYLGLCPFHGEKTPSFTVNAARGFFHCFGCGVGGDALAFVMRYQNLGFWDAVKQLAGKYHISLPEKDLSPREREFASKRKLISEINERAAAIYHHQLLTDPGAESARRYLKKRKIPAEVVESFQLGYAPESWDFLLKKMDDAGPEALAEAGLVVAKESGGGFYDRFRNRVLFPILGPSGQYLGFGGRTLGDDKQAKYLNSPETLVFNKGRTLFGLYQNKEAIRRSKRALIVEGNFDLISLVAAGIHDVVAPLGTALTLQHIHSLKGYAQEAVLLFDGDQAGIKAAMRAVPLFLTEKVDAKVVILPDGHDPDTFVNAHGAEALERTLDEASSLPEFVVNHLVATHGLTLAGKGRIIEDLKPIIKAISDQDLQRSLFISHFSQKLGLSPEQLQNVLTGPVTIHDPGPEVKKATTSVLSPVAFSKAEEQLLSFLIIYPEYAESFIEAGLFEALIHPAAINIAKLLAETHQNYPGSGAERLLDILEGAERAFVSRQLIEVPFLPDTELEAEEKIHWLRANKRKYRMRELTALINDAQQHDDQDLMLKLLIEKNQIGES
- the lsrF gene encoding 3-hydroxy-5-phosphonooxypentane-2,4-dione thiolase; the encoded protein is MPEEDKEGKQYFQDVPAQSEGFFLKGSNSLDWGIKNRLSRIFNPVSGRTVMLAVDHGYFQGPTTGLERIDLNIVPIAPYADTLMLTRGILRSQIPPSYTKGIVLRASGGPSILKDLSNEGLAVDMEEAVRLNVSAVAVQVFIGGEHETQSVLNMTRLVDMGMRYGIPTLAVTAVGKEMVRDARYFRLACRMCAELGAHYVKTYYIPKGFDTVTASCPVPIVMAGGKKLPELEALVMCHNAVQEGAAGVDMGRNIFQSEAPKAMIQAVAKVVHEDLPPAQAYELYCDLKAQG
- a CDS encoding zinc-binding dehydrogenase translates to MRVAMYYSNRDIRIEELPRPTIGPGELLVKIHSSGICGSDVMEWYRAGKTPLVLGHEVAGEVVEAGDGITEFTVGERVVATHHVPCFRCHQCLSGHETVCDLLLSGTRFDPGGFCEYVRLAPVNVERGTWKIPDSMTYDAATFVEPLACVLRGQQTARVRAGSSVLVLGSGISGLLHVHLASVLGAGFIAATDLNEYRLDAAKRFGASTVYRADQDVPTLFRQDNKGQGADVVIVCASAEAAYQQAMSAVARGGVIMFFAPTMAGETLSIPVNDLFWRRDLTITTSYAGSPADCAAALELIANGRIRVEEMITHRFGLAETVNGSALVAEGKESIKVIIRPQE